In the genome of Dickeya fangzhongdai, one region contains:
- the budA gene encoding acetolactate decarboxylase, translating to MDMKDVNCVDSCVRELASFALHHQKQHPECVIYQTSLMSGLINGVYEGNITMEELLKHGDFGLGTFNDLDGELVALNSRIFQLREDGSARAALPYQKTPFAVMTFFRPTEQIHFGQATSREAIHQRINDLIATDNLFCALRIDGRFSHVETRTVPRQERPYKPMLEAIAQQPTFRFEQCQGSVIGFRSPAYVQGINVAGYHEHFITDDRKGGGHILDYRLEEGVLTFGSIAKLVIDLPRDRDFLKANLSPENLDSVIHSVES from the coding sequence ATGGATATGAAAGATGTTAACTGCGTCGACTCCTGTGTCAGGGAACTGGCCAGCTTTGCACTTCATCATCAGAAACAGCATCCAGAGTGCGTTATTTATCAGACGTCATTAATGAGCGGGCTTATTAATGGCGTTTATGAAGGTAACATCACCATGGAAGAACTTCTGAAACATGGCGATTTTGGATTAGGGACGTTTAATGATCTCGACGGTGAACTGGTGGCGCTTAACAGCCGTATCTTCCAGCTCCGTGAGGATGGCAGCGCGCGAGCAGCGCTGCCGTATCAAAAAACTCCCTTCGCGGTAATGACCTTTTTCCGCCCGACGGAGCAAATCCATTTCGGGCAGGCCACCAGCCGCGAAGCGATTCATCAGCGCATTAATGACTTGATTGCAACAGATAATCTGTTTTGTGCCCTGCGGATAGATGGCCGCTTTAGCCACGTGGAAACCCGTACGGTACCTCGCCAGGAACGCCCTTATAAACCGATGCTGGAAGCGATTGCCCAACAACCCACGTTCCGTTTCGAACAGTGTCAGGGCAGCGTTATCGGTTTCCGTAGTCCTGCCTATGTTCAGGGGATTAATGTTGCCGGTTATCACGAGCATTTCATCACTGATGACCGCAAAGGCGGCGGGCATATCCTTGATTATCGACTGGAAGAAGGCGTATTGACCTTTGGCTCTATCGCCAAACTGGTTATTGACCTTCCCCGCGACAGGGATTTCCTGAAAGCCAATTTATCCCCTGAAAATCTCGATAGCGTCATTCACTCCGTGGAGAGCTGA
- a CDS encoding LysR family transcriptional regulator, translated as MELRYLRYFVAVASTRHFTRAAEILGISQPPLSQQIQKLEREIGTPLFKRLTRGVEMTEAGEALYQDASHILELAESAVERVRSIARGESGAINIGFSCAVTFHPTVLALLRRYRQHYPSVQLRPREEHINEILESLRNRTTDIAFVRLPCDIGEEFEGELLADEPMRLVLPENHPFSDQTRINLGQLRQEPLIIFPRELCPSLHDLIIRACYLSGYQPKINPLAPHITATISMVASGFGVTFVPESLASIQTGNVTYHDTNTPHLTTQIAVIWRKHDRSATLLNMLQLVRDYLHSA; from the coding sequence ATGGAATTACGTTACCTGCGCTATTTTGTCGCAGTGGCCTCAACCCGGCATTTCACCCGCGCGGCGGAAATTCTCGGCATATCACAGCCGCCGTTAAGCCAGCAGATTCAAAAACTTGAGCGGGAAATCGGGACGCCGTTGTTCAAGAGGCTGACCCGTGGCGTGGAGATGACGGAAGCTGGCGAAGCGCTATATCAGGACGCCAGCCATATTCTGGAACTGGCCGAATCGGCCGTGGAGAGAGTGCGCAGCATCGCCCGCGGGGAGAGCGGCGCGATCAACATCGGCTTCTCCTGTGCGGTGACGTTTCATCCCACGGTGCTGGCGCTGTTGCGCCGTTACCGGCAGCATTATCCCAGCGTCCAGCTGCGGCCGCGGGAAGAGCACATCAACGAGATTCTGGAGAGCCTGCGCAACCGCACCACCGACATCGCGTTTGTGCGCCTGCCATGCGATATCGGCGAGGAGTTCGAAGGCGAATTACTGGCGGACGAGCCGATGCGGCTGGTACTGCCGGAAAACCATCCGTTCAGCGATCAAACGCGAATCAATCTGGGACAGCTGCGGCAGGAACCGTTGATCATCTTTCCGCGCGAACTCTGCCCTAGTCTGCACGACCTGATTATCCGCGCCTGCTACCTGTCGGGCTACCAGCCAAAAATCAACCCGCTGGCGCCACATATCACCGCCACCATCAGCATGGTGGCGTCCGGTTTTGGCGTGACCTTTGTCCCTGAATCGCTGGCCAGCATCCAGACCGGCAATGTGACTTATCACGACACCAACACGCCGCACCTCACCACGCAGATTGCCGTTATCTGGCGCAAACATGACCGCTCCGCCACGCTGCTGAACATGCTGCAGCTGGTGCGCGACTATCTGCACAGCGCCTGA
- a CDS encoding LysE family translocator codes for MLGIHDISLFILSGILLNIMPGPDSLLIMTKSSSQGWRAGSAAALGIGSGTLVHVLAAALGLSAILATSATAFTVVKVLGAVYLVYMGVQALLDKSAHRANADSGALPANRPVLSMRKIYWQGFLTNVLNPKVALFFLAFVPQFIDPQAPQKALAFIVLGLIFNFNGMLWCHFLAASTALASSKLKVSKMVRFWLNKTIGVLFISLGVKLAMTAKN; via the coding sequence ATGTTAGGCATTCACGATATTTCACTGTTTATCCTGTCCGGCATTTTGCTCAACATCATGCCGGGACCGGATTCGTTGCTGATTATGACCAAGAGTTCGTCGCAGGGATGGCGCGCGGGCTCGGCTGCGGCGCTGGGCATCGGTTCCGGCACGCTGGTGCATGTTCTGGCCGCGGCATTGGGGCTGTCCGCCATTCTGGCTACCTCGGCCACCGCGTTTACGGTGGTGAAAGTGCTGGGGGCTGTCTATCTGGTGTATATGGGCGTGCAAGCGTTGCTGGATAAATCCGCTCACCGCGCTAATGCCGACAGCGGTGCTCTGCCGGCCAACCGGCCTGTGCTTTCCATGCGGAAAATCTACTGGCAGGGGTTCCTCACCAACGTGTTAAACCCGAAAGTAGCGCTGTTCTTTCTGGCGTTCGTGCCTCAGTTCATTGACCCGCAGGCGCCGCAGAAAGCGCTGGCGTTTATCGTTCTGGGATTGATCTTCAATTTCAACGGCATGCTGTGGTGTCACTTTCTGGCCGCGTCGACCGCGTTGGCCAGCAGCAAGCTGAAAGTCAGCAAAATGGTGCGCTTCTGGCTGAATAAAACCATTGGCGTGCTGTTTATTTCACTGGGCGTGAAGCTGGCGATGACGGCAAAAAACTGA
- a CDS encoding HD domain-containing protein — MSFALPVLDFGPMTDIVRFLMEIDKLKSVQRRSKVIGTDRQEDSAEHSWHFAVAVMSLAPYADDGIDITHVLKMALIHDIVEIDAGDVLVYDLKAREAIQEQEQAAAARIFGLLPQPQHDQFLALWHEYEAGDTAEARFALMIDRVMPVLMNLHNGGQSWVEHGIRLEQVLSRNAFISDVNPALWSYLKQHLEEAQAKGWLK; from the coding sequence ATGTCGTTCGCTTTACCCGTACTGGATTTCGGCCCCATGACCGATATCGTCCGGTTTCTGATGGAAATCGACAAACTCAAGAGCGTTCAGCGCCGTTCCAAGGTGATTGGCACCGATCGTCAGGAAGACTCTGCAGAGCACAGCTGGCATTTTGCGGTCGCGGTGATGAGCCTGGCGCCTTATGCCGATGACGGTATCGATATCACCCACGTGCTGAAAATGGCGCTGATTCACGACATCGTGGAGATCGACGCCGGAGACGTGCTGGTGTATGACCTGAAAGCCCGCGAAGCCATTCAGGAACAAGAGCAAGCCGCCGCGGCGCGCATTTTCGGCCTGCTGCCGCAACCGCAGCACGACCAGTTTCTGGCGTTATGGCACGAATACGAAGCCGGAGATACCGCCGAAGCACGTTTCGCGCTGATGATCGACCGTGTAATGCCGGTGCTGATGAACCTGCACAACGGCGGCCAAAGCTGGGTGGAACACGGTATCCGGCTGGAGCAGGTGTTGAGCCGCAACGCCTTTATCAGCGACGTCAACCCGGCGCTGTGGAGCTATCTGAAACAGCACCTGGAAGAGGCGCAGGCGAAGGGCTGGTTGAAATAG
- the gcvP gene encoding aminomethyl-transferring glycine dehydrogenase: MTQTLSQLEHGSAFTERHIGPSAAQQQQMLAAIGADSLDGLTRQIVPADIQLPQPPAVGDAATEYQALAELKAIAGRNLRYKSYIGMGYHAVLTPPVILRNVLENPGWYTAYTPYQPEVSQGRLEALLNFQQVTQDLTGLELASASLLDEATAAAEAMAMAKRVSKLKQANRFFVADDVHPQTLDVVRTRAQTFGFDIVTGNAADAVKYDDVFGVLLQQTGTTGELHDYRALMSELKNRKVIISVVSDIMALVLLDAPGKQGADIVLGSAQRFGVPMGYGGPHAAFFACRDEYKRAMPGRIIGVSRDAAGNTALRMAMQTREQHIRREKANSNICTSQVLLANIAGMYAVYHGPQGLKRIAGRIHRLADILAAGLTQRGLTLRHQHWFDTLTVEVADKAAVQGRALSAGINLRADLDGAVGIALDETTSRYDVLALFAVLLGDDHGLDIDTLDAAVSSRSASIPAALLRSDDILTHPVFNQYHSETEMMRYLHRLESKDLALNQAMIPLGSCTMKLNAVAEMLPITWPEFAELHPFCPTEQALGYRQLITQLSDWLVQLTGYDAVCMQPNSGAQGEYAGLLAIRRYHESRNEGERNLCLIPSSAHGTNPASAQMAGMQVVVVACDKQGNIDLHDLREKAQQAGDKLSCIMVTYPSTHGVYEETIREVCQIVHQYGGQVYLDGANMNAQVGITSPGHIGADVSHLNLHKTFCIPHGGGGPGMGPIGVKAHLAPFVPGHQVVAMDGVLTRQGAVSAAPFGSASILPISWMYIRMMGAHGLKQASQLAILNANYVATRLKDAYPVLYTGRDDRVAHECILDIRPLKESTGISEMDIAKRLIDYGFHAPTMSFPVAGTLMIEPTESESKVELDRFIDAMLAIRAEIDSVAAGEWPHEDNPLVNAPHTQTELAADWSHPYSRELAVFPAGQTHKYWPAVKRLDDVYGDRNLFCSCVPMSEYQ, encoded by the coding sequence ATGACCCAGACTCTCAGTCAGCTCGAACACGGTAGCGCCTTCACGGAGCGCCATATTGGCCCGTCGGCCGCTCAGCAACAACAGATGCTGGCCGCTATCGGGGCGGATTCACTGGACGGCCTTACCCGCCAGATCGTACCCGCCGACATCCAACTGCCCCAACCGCCGGCGGTAGGCGATGCCGCCACCGAATATCAGGCGTTGGCCGAGCTGAAGGCGATCGCCGGCCGCAACCTGCGCTATAAAAGCTACATCGGCATGGGCTACCACGCGGTGCTGACGCCGCCGGTGATTCTGCGCAACGTGCTGGAAAACCCGGGCTGGTATACCGCCTATACGCCGTATCAGCCGGAGGTGTCGCAGGGACGTCTGGAAGCGCTGCTGAATTTCCAGCAGGTGACGCAGGATCTGACCGGTCTGGAGCTGGCTTCCGCTTCGTTGCTGGATGAAGCGACCGCCGCCGCGGAAGCGATGGCGATGGCCAAACGCGTCAGCAAGCTCAAGCAGGCAAACCGTTTCTTCGTCGCCGACGACGTGCATCCGCAGACGCTGGACGTGGTGCGCACCCGCGCTCAGACCTTCGGCTTTGACATTGTTACCGGCAACGCGGCTGACGCGGTGAAGTATGACGACGTCTTCGGCGTGTTGTTGCAACAGACAGGCACCACCGGCGAGCTGCATGACTATCGCGCGCTGATGTCTGAGCTGAAAAACCGCAAAGTGATCATCAGCGTGGTGTCGGACATCATGGCGCTGGTGCTGCTGGACGCGCCGGGCAAACAGGGCGCCGACATTGTGCTGGGGTCCGCCCAGCGTTTCGGCGTACCGATGGGCTACGGCGGCCCGCACGCGGCGTTTTTTGCCTGCCGCGACGAATACAAACGCGCCATGCCGGGCCGTATTATCGGCGTTTCGCGCGATGCCGCCGGCAACACCGCGCTGCGCATGGCGATGCAGACCCGCGAGCAGCACATTCGCCGCGAAAAAGCCAACTCCAACATCTGTACCTCGCAGGTACTGCTGGCCAACATTGCCGGCATGTACGCGGTGTATCACGGGCCGCAGGGGCTGAAACGCATTGCCGGGCGCATCCACCGTCTGGCCGACATTTTGGCCGCCGGGCTGACCCAACGCGGTCTGACGCTGCGTCATCAGCACTGGTTCGATACCCTGACCGTTGAGGTCGCCGATAAGGCGGCGGTACAGGGCCGCGCGCTGAGCGCCGGCATTAACCTGCGCGCCGATCTGGATGGCGCGGTCGGCATCGCGCTGGATGAAACCACCAGCCGCTACGACGTGCTGGCGCTGTTCGCCGTGCTGCTGGGCGACGATCACGGGTTGGATATCGATACGCTGGATGCGGCGGTCAGCAGCCGGTCGGCGTCAATCCCGGCGGCGTTGCTGCGCAGTGACGACATCCTGACTCATCCGGTATTCAACCAGTACCACAGCGAAACCGAAATGATGCGCTATCTGCATCGTCTGGAAAGTAAGGATCTGGCGCTGAATCAGGCGATGATCCCGCTCGGCTCCTGCACCATGAAGCTCAACGCGGTGGCGGAAATGCTGCCGATTACCTGGCCGGAATTCGCCGAACTGCATCCGTTCTGCCCGACCGAACAGGCGCTGGGTTACCGTCAACTGATCACGCAGCTGTCCGACTGGCTGGTGCAACTAACCGGCTATGACGCGGTGTGTATGCAGCCGAACTCCGGCGCTCAGGGCGAATACGCCGGTCTGCTGGCGATCCGCCGTTATCACGAAAGCCGTAACGAAGGCGAGCGCAACCTCTGCCTGATCCCCAGTTCCGCCCACGGCACCAACCCGGCTTCCGCCCAGATGGCGGGGATGCAGGTGGTGGTGGTGGCCTGCGACAAGCAGGGCAACATCGACCTGCACGACCTGCGGGAAAAAGCGCAGCAGGCCGGCGATAAGCTCTCCTGCATCATGGTGACTTACCCGTCCACCCACGGGGTGTACGAAGAAACTATCCGCGAAGTGTGCCAGATTGTTCATCAGTACGGCGGCCAGGTGTATCTGGACGGCGCCAACATGAACGCGCAGGTAGGCATTACCTCGCCGGGTCACATCGGCGCGGACGTGTCGCACCTCAACTTGCACAAAACGTTTTGCATTCCGCACGGCGGCGGCGGTCCAGGCATGGGACCGATCGGCGTGAAAGCGCATCTGGCGCCGTTTGTGCCGGGCCATCAGGTGGTGGCGATGGACGGCGTGTTGACTCGTCAGGGCGCGGTTTCCGCTGCGCCGTTCGGCAGCGCTTCCATCCTGCCGATCAGCTGGATGTACATCCGCATGATGGGCGCGCACGGGCTGAAACAGGCCAGCCAGTTGGCGATCCTGAACGCCAACTACGTGGCGACGCGCCTGAAAGACGCTTATCCGGTGTTGTATACCGGCCGTGATGATCGCGTGGCGCACGAGTGCATTCTGGACATTCGTCCGCTGAAAGAGAGCACCGGCATCAGCGAGATGGATATCGCCAAGCGTTTGATCGACTACGGTTTCCATGCGCCGACCATGTCGTTCCCGGTGGCGGGTACGTTGATGATCGAGCCGACCGAGTCGGAAAGCAAAGTGGAACTGGACCGTTTCATCGACGCGATGCTGGCGATCCGTGCCGAGATCGACAGCGTGGCGGCGGGCGAATGGCCGCACGAAGACAATCCGCTGGTAAATGCGCCGCACACCCAGACTGAGCTGGCAGCCGACTGGTCGCATCCGTACAGCCGCGAGCTGGCGGTATTCCCGGCCGGACAGACCCACAAATACTGGCCGGCGGTGAAACGTCTGGATGACGTGTACGGCGACCGTAATCTGTTCTGCTCCTGCGTGCCGATGAGCGAATATCAGTAA
- the alsS gene encoding acetolactate synthase AlsS — MENRDGQQHWSSGAELIVKHLEQQGVNYVFGIPGAKVDRVFDSLVDSPIQTIPVRHEANGAFMAAAVGRLTGKAGVTLVTSGPGCSNLVTGLATATAEGDPLVALGGAVKRADRLKLTHQSLDTVSLFQPVTKYSAEITVSSAISEVMANAFRAAELGRPGASFISLPEDIVNEPVDSPILARTSLPTLNSAPRADVERVVGLIKKAKNPILLLGLMASQPKNAEALRRLLHHSRLPVTSTYQAAGVIDQQHFDHFAGRVGLFNNQAGDKLLQQADLIVTVGYSPVEYAPALWNSGNATLVHIDVLPAEVENAYRPDVELVGDISITIDTLNEQLSSPIVLSSQSEAILEERRQLRHELATRAINMDGFAIHPLRLVRVMQDLVNKDVTLCVDMGSFHIWLARYLYSFRARQVLMTNGQQTMGVALPWAIAAALVNPQQKVVSVSGDGGFMQSSMELETAVRLKSNILHIIWVDNAYNMVEIQEEKKYHRASGVKFGPIDFKAYAEAFGAKGFAVESAVELVPKLWQAMDVDGPAVIAIPVDYSDNHYLMENVNISHLI, encoded by the coding sequence ATGGAAAATAGGGATGGTCAACAGCATTGGTCTAGCGGTGCGGAGCTGATCGTAAAACATCTTGAGCAGCAAGGCGTCAACTATGTCTTCGGCATTCCTGGTGCAAAAGTAGACCGCGTGTTTGATTCGTTGGTGGATTCGCCGATTCAAACCATTCCCGTGCGCCATGAGGCTAATGGCGCCTTTATGGCGGCCGCCGTCGGCCGTCTTACCGGCAAGGCCGGCGTGACGCTGGTGACGTCGGGGCCGGGCTGTTCGAATCTGGTGACCGGGCTGGCGACCGCGACGGCGGAAGGCGACCCGCTGGTGGCGCTGGGAGGTGCGGTCAAACGCGCCGACCGCCTGAAACTGACCCACCAGAGCCTGGATACCGTCAGCCTGTTTCAGCCGGTGACCAAATACAGCGCCGAAATCACGGTGTCGTCCGCCATTTCAGAAGTGATGGCTAACGCCTTTCGCGCTGCTGAGCTCGGTCGGCCGGGCGCGTCGTTCATCAGTCTGCCGGAAGATATTGTCAATGAACCGGTAGACAGCCCGATTCTGGCTCGTACCTCGCTGCCGACCCTCAATAGCGCGCCGCGTGCGGATGTTGAACGGGTGGTCGGGCTGATCAAGAAAGCCAAAAACCCGATACTGTTGCTGGGGCTGATGGCCAGCCAGCCGAAAAATGCCGAGGCGCTGCGCCGCCTGCTGCATCACAGCCGCCTGCCGGTGACCAGTACCTATCAGGCCGCCGGGGTAATCGATCAACAGCATTTTGACCATTTCGCCGGACGGGTAGGGTTGTTTAACAATCAGGCCGGCGACAAGCTGCTACAGCAGGCCGACCTTATCGTCACGGTCGGCTACAGCCCGGTGGAGTATGCGCCGGCGCTGTGGAATTCTGGTAATGCCACGCTGGTGCACATTGATGTGTTGCCCGCCGAAGTGGAAAACGCCTACCGCCCGGATGTGGAACTGGTTGGCGACATCAGCATCACCATTGATACGCTCAATGAGCAACTGAGTTCGCCGATCGTGCTGTCGTCCCAGTCAGAGGCGATTCTGGAGGAGCGTCGTCAACTGCGCCATGAACTGGCGACCCGCGCCATCAACATGGACGGCTTCGCTATTCATCCGCTGCGGTTGGTGCGGGTAATGCAGGATCTGGTCAATAAAGACGTGACCCTGTGCGTGGACATGGGCAGCTTCCATATCTGGCTGGCGCGTTATCTCTACAGCTTCCGCGCCCGTCAGGTGCTGATGACCAACGGTCAGCAGACTATGGGGGTGGCGTTGCCGTGGGCGATCGCCGCCGCGCTGGTGAATCCGCAACAGAAAGTGGTGTCGGTGTCCGGAGATGGCGGTTTCATGCAGTCCAGTATGGAACTGGAAACCGCGGTGCGGCTGAAATCCAACATTCTGCACATCATCTGGGTGGATAACGCCTACAACATGGTGGAAATTCAGGAAGAGAAAAAATATCACCGCGCTTCCGGCGTCAAATTCGGGCCGATTGACTTCAAAGCCTATGCGGAAGCCTTCGGCGCTAAAGGTTTCGCCGTGGAGTCCGCCGTCGAACTGGTGCCGAAGCTCTGGCAGGCGATGGATGTGGACGGCCCGGCGGTGATTGCCATTCCGGTGGATTACTCCGACAACCATTACCTGATGGAGAACGTGAATATCAGCCACCTGATCTGA
- the gcvH gene encoding glycine cleavage system protein GcvH — MSNVPAELKYTSSHEWVMAEGNGVYSVGITEHAQELLGDMVFVDLPEVGSTVNAGDDCAVAESVKAASDIYAPISGEVVEINDELEGAPELVNSAPYAEGWLFRIKASDEDELNELLDAAGYQALLEEEDGDDEE, encoded by the coding sequence ATGAGCAATGTTCCGGCAGAATTGAAATATACCTCGTCCCATGAATGGGTGATGGCGGAAGGCAACGGCGTTTACAGCGTGGGCATCACCGAGCACGCGCAGGAATTGCTGGGCGATATGGTGTTTGTCGATCTGCCGGAAGTCGGCAGCACGGTCAACGCCGGTGATGACTGCGCCGTGGCGGAGTCCGTCAAAGCCGCGTCCGACATCTACGCGCCGATCAGCGGCGAAGTGGTGGAAATCAACGACGAACTGGAAGGCGCACCGGAACTGGTGAACAGCGCGCCGTATGCTGAAGGCTGGCTGTTCCGCATCAAGGCGTCTGATGAAGACGAACTGAACGAATTGCTTGATGCCGCTGGTTATCAGGCGCTGCTGGAAGAAGAAGACGGCGACGACGAAGAATAA
- the fucO gene encoding lactaldehyde reductase, translating into MAHRMILNETSYFGGGAIAHLTEEVQRRGFRKALVVTDQELMKYGVAGKVTTLLEKAGLPYDIYDGVIPNPTIAVVRQGVERFQASGADYLIAIGGGSPQDTCKAIGIIINNPEFADVRSLEGVAATRKPSVPIFAIPTTSGTAAEVTINYVITDEEKRRKFVCVDPHDIPIVSFIDADMMCSMPASLKATTGIDALTHAIEGFTTLGAWELTDMLHLKAIEIISRSLRDSVAGKPQGVEAMALGQYIAGMGFSNVGLGLVHGMAHPLGAFYNTPHGVANAILLPHIMAWNAEYTGEKFRAIAVAMGVQGAGNMPLTQARNAAIQAVRQLAQDVDIPAQLRQVGVKEQDIPALAQAAFDDVCTGGNPRPASVKEIEALYQSIY; encoded by the coding sequence ATGGCACACAGAATGATACTGAATGAAACGTCCTATTTTGGCGGCGGCGCCATCGCCCACCTGACCGAAGAGGTACAGCGACGCGGCTTTCGCAAGGCGCTGGTGGTGACGGACCAGGAACTGATGAAGTACGGCGTAGCGGGTAAAGTAACCACGCTGCTGGAAAAAGCAGGCCTGCCTTATGACATCTATGACGGCGTGATTCCCAACCCAACCATCGCCGTCGTCCGGCAGGGCGTCGAACGTTTTCAGGCATCTGGCGCCGACTACCTGATCGCGATTGGCGGCGGTTCGCCGCAGGACACCTGTAAAGCCATCGGCATCATCATCAACAACCCGGAATTCGCCGATGTGCGCAGCCTGGAAGGGGTCGCGGCCACCCGCAAACCCAGCGTGCCGATTTTCGCCATTCCTACCACCTCCGGCACCGCGGCGGAAGTCACCATCAACTACGTCATCACCGATGAAGAGAAACGGCGTAAATTCGTCTGCGTCGACCCGCACGATATCCCCATCGTGTCGTTTATCGACGCGGACATGATGTGCAGTATGCCCGCCTCACTCAAAGCCACCACCGGCATCGACGCCCTGACCCACGCCATCGAAGGGTTCACGACTCTGGGCGCCTGGGAATTGACCGACATGCTGCACCTCAAAGCCATCGAAATCATCAGCCGTTCGCTACGCGATTCGGTGGCCGGCAAACCGCAGGGCGTGGAAGCGATGGCGCTGGGGCAATATATCGCCGGTATGGGTTTTTCCAACGTCGGCCTGGGACTGGTGCACGGTATGGCGCATCCGCTGGGCGCGTTCTATAACACCCCGCACGGCGTCGCCAACGCGATTCTACTGCCCCATATCATGGCCTGGAACGCGGAATACACCGGCGAGAAATTCCGCGCCATCGCCGTGGCGATGGGGGTACAAGGCGCGGGCAACATGCCGCTGACGCAGGCGCGGAACGCGGCGATTCAGGCGGTGCGGCAGCTGGCGCAGGATGTGGATATTCCGGCGCAATTGCGTCAGGTCGGCGTTAAAGAGCAGGATATTCCGGCGCTGGCGCAGGCGGCATTCGACGATGTCTGCACCGGCGGCAACCCGCGCCCGGCCAGCGTGAAGGAGATTGAGGCGTTGTATCAGTCGATCTACTGA
- the gcvT gene encoding glycine cleavage system aminomethyltransferase GcvT, with amino-acid sequence MANHTPLYQQHLADGAKMVDFHGWMMPLHYGSQLDEHHIVRNSAGMFDVSHMTIVDLRGARVREFLRYLLANDVAKLTQPGKALYTAMLTPSAGVIDDLIVYFQTEDYFRLVVNSATREKDLAWITEHAKPFMVEITEREDLSLIAVQGPQAQEKVRSLLNDAQREQVAGMKPFFGVQAGDLFIATTGYTGEAGYEIALPQEQAVGFWQQLLAAGVKPCGLGARDTLRLEAGMNLYGQDMDESISPLAANMGWTIVWQPEDRQFIGREALERQQAEGTEQLVGLVMTEKGVLRHGQPVRFTDNHGVMQEGVITSGSFSPTLGVSIALARVPAGIGEQAIVQIRNREMPVHVTKPNFVRAGKALVQF; translated from the coding sequence ATGGCAAACCACACTCCGTTGTATCAACAGCATCTGGCCGATGGCGCCAAAATGGTGGACTTTCATGGCTGGATGATGCCGCTGCACTACGGTTCTCAACTGGACGAACATCACATCGTACGCAACAGCGCCGGCATGTTTGATGTGTCGCACATGACCATCGTGGATCTGCGCGGCGCCCGCGTGCGTGAATTTTTGCGTTATCTGCTGGCGAATGATGTCGCCAAACTCACCCAGCCCGGTAAAGCGCTCTATACCGCGATGCTGACGCCCTCCGCCGGCGTGATCGACGATCTGATTGTCTATTTCCAGACCGAAGACTATTTCCGGCTGGTGGTGAACTCCGCCACCCGCGAGAAGGATCTGGCCTGGATCACCGAGCATGCCAAACCGTTCATGGTGGAGATTACCGAACGTGAGGATCTGTCGCTGATCGCGGTGCAAGGGCCGCAGGCGCAGGAAAAAGTGCGCAGTCTGCTGAACGATGCCCAGCGTGAGCAAGTAGCCGGCATGAAACCCTTCTTTGGCGTACAGGCGGGCGACCTGTTTATCGCCACCACTGGCTATACTGGCGAAGCGGGCTATGAAATCGCGCTGCCGCAGGAACAGGCGGTCGGTTTCTGGCAACAACTGCTGGCGGCCGGCGTTAAACCCTGCGGACTGGGCGCGCGCGACACGCTGCGTCTGGAAGCGGGCATGAACCTGTACGGTCAGGACATGGATGAATCCATCTCGCCGCTGGCGGCCAACATGGGCTGGACCATCGTCTGGCAGCCGGAAGACCGCCAGTTCATCGGCCGTGAAGCGCTGGAGCGTCAGCAGGCGGAAGGCACCGAACAACTGGTCGGCCTGGTGATGACCGAAAAAGGCGTGCTGCGTCACGGTCAGCCGGTCCGCTTTACCGATAATCATGGCGTCATGCAGGAAGGTGTGATCACCAGCGGGTCGTTTTCGCCCACGCTGGGCGTCAGCATCGCCCTGGCTCGTGTTCCCGCCGGTATCGGCGAACAGGCTATCGTGCAGATTCGTAATCGCGAGATGCCGGTGCATGTGACCAAACCCAATTTCGTTCGCGCCGGCAAGGCGCTGGTTCAGTTTTAA